Within Homo sapiens chromosome 2, GRCh38.p14 Primary Assembly, the genomic segment CCCACCCTCGCCCCTCCAGGGGATCCACAAGTTGAATCGCAGCTCTCCAGGGTTAATTGCCCTGGCCGGGAGCCAGACTCCTCACCGCCGCCCCGTTCCCCCCTGCTGGGGAGCGCAGAATGACCACCAGGAGGCCAGGAACAAAACGCTTAAATGTTGCATTTATTAAGGAaatgttaaataagaaaaaaacaaaaagtcaaaacgGTGTCACGGATGTCAAGAGCACTTTTGTGGCGTAAACCGTGCAGTCACGAGCTACGAGTTCTATTCTGGGTCTTTGTCCCAGGGCCAGCAGGAACGCTAGACGCCTCCCAAAAGACCCAGTGGGAAATGCACTAAAAGAAACAACTCACCCCGTTCAAATTCGCaggctccccctccccccaccccttctcccacAATGACAAAACTGTAACTCCTCAGGCAGGCAAACAGGCCACTGGGGCAGAAAAAGACTTATCAAACATTTGTAttcaagcaaacaaacacaaaacctcTTAAAACGGCACGTTACAATCAAAGGTATTTATCGCCCCTCCCCTCCAGGGCAGGGGGGGAGCAGGAGAAGAGTGGGAGCGCACCCGGACACGGATTTGTGAGACCCCATGAGTCTGCTGCGTGGCTTTTAACAGGTCACTCTTCCGGTCACAAGGCGATCAGTGCCGCTGGGTCTCTCCCCTGCCCGCCCTCTCCACCTGCCCCCAGAGCTTGGCCCACCTGCGGGTGGAGAAGGGCCTTCGCACCGTCGGTCTCCCCGCATTCCAAGTAAGTAGCAGCTTCCAAAGTTCTGCGCCCTAATCGCCCTCTTCTTGCCACTTTCTGCTGAGTTCAGAGTCTGGGCGCTCTCCTCCGACTGCCAGGCATGAGGACTTTCAGAGGGCGAGGGAGAAACCGGTCGCTTCTTTCCGAAAGGCCGAAGTCGAGAGAAATAATTGACTCCGACAGGTTTGCTTCGCCCAGTCTCTGATAGTGAGGGGCACAGCCGGGCTAGCAAAGTGGGCAGGCGTGGGAGCGGTTGCCGCGGGGGCAGAGGGCGGGTCAGTAGGGCCCCACGACCACCGCCTCCACCTCCTTAGACGGCCTCCGGTCCTTCACGAGGAAGTTGATCATGCCCTCGGACTTGATGAGCAGATTGCAGCCGAGGAAGAAGATGCCGAAGACCACGGTGAGTGAGAGCACGCACATGACCGCGATCTGCACCACGCGCATTATGTACAGGCTACGCTCGTCCGGGCCTCCCTCCGCGAAGCCGTCGTCGGTCACCACGGACGCCTGGGTGCAGCAGCGCACGGCTCGCTCCAGCGCCTCGCTGCTGTTGGCCAGGAACAGGCCCGCCACGTCCGTCTGGTTGCCTAGGGCCGGATTCATCGCAGGAACGGGCGGGCGCCGCGAGCGGCGCGGGTCCGAGGGGTGGGAAGGCGGCGGCGCTGGAGGAACAGGTGCCGGGCTGAGCGCTCACTCGCAGACTAGCGCGTGCGAGGGCTCCTCGCTCTGCTTTCGAAAGTCCCTGGGCCGTGGGAGTTTCCCAGGAGCCTCTCCGACGCGCGCAGCAGCTAGGCTCTTCTAAAGCCGTCCGCTCCAGCCCTGGTGGTGCTCGTTCCCGGCGCTCGCTCGAGGGGGGGCTGTTGGAACTTGGCGGGGCTGGACCAGCCCGGCCGTGGGAGGTGCGGGCCGCGGCGGCTGCAGCGGCGGGGTGGCTGCGCTGAGCAAACAGCGGCCCCTTCCGGCCGCACCGCCGCGCTGCGCGCTGCtcttgggaggtggaggaagcAAAGGGGCGAACCTGGTCTTGCTTTTTATTGCTTGCTTCTTTTGCAAACTCCAAAGGCCAGGCAGAGGTCACTGTACTCTTCTAGCTTGATGGATGATTAAAGAGTTTGTCGGGGGAGGGTGCGGTCAGCTGAAAGTTTCAGAGGAACTGGGACACACGAGCTCTGCGTGTCCTTTGCCTGCTGCCCCCCTGACCTCTGGGCGAATGGAAAGTGGCGATGAA encodes:
- the RPRM gene encoding protein reprimo yields the protein MNPALGNQTDVAGLFLANSSEALERAVRCCTQASVVTDDGFAEGGPDERSLYIMRVVQIAVMCVLSLTVVFGIFFLGCNLLIKSEGMINFLVKDRRPSKEVEAVVVGPY